A region from the Ctenopharyngodon idella isolate HZGC_01 chromosome 13, HZGC01, whole genome shotgun sequence genome encodes:
- the usp54a gene encoding inactive ubiquitin carboxyl-terminal hydrolase 54a isoform X6 — protein MSWKRNYFASGSSGLQGIFTPRTMTSIAPSKGLINEPGQNSCFLNSALQVLWHLDIFRRSFRQLTTHKCMEDSCIFCALKSIFAQFQFSSEKVLPSDALRCALAKTFQDEQRFQLGIMDDAAECFENILMRIHFHISDETKEDICTAKHCIPHQKFAMTLFEQCVCSNCGASSDPLPFIQMVHYISTTSLCNQAVRMLECREKPTPDMFGELLRNASTVGDLRNCPGNCGEKLRIRRVLMNSPEIITIGLVWDSDHSDLAEDVIHSLGTVLRLGDLFYRVTEDKAKQAELYLVGVVCYYGKHYSTFFFQTKIRKWIYFDDAHVKEIGPKWKDVVSRCIKGHYQPLLLLYADPRGTPVSAQDLASRLDLHHYTKAYYDSEDSGREPSISSDTRTDSSTDSYSYKHSHSHHESMASHFSSDSQGTVICNPDNDSASHSSLETTGPLTDSDPVQRLTLRKDGVLDRKGGVLDRKRSASRPRKLEVRGDSRSRCSKTDEVLSAGYHSEGETLKEQQVPRSLPKPSSSRLRDFKETMSNIIHNRPLSASSSGSVCPPDSSAKAQDWEADSTSSESKSSSSGGRYRPPWKPRREALNIDSIFSRERRKQAGYSPLGVLLPEDTGPQGDLAASMEHTTLRDLPGPLRRGSEQPPRLIQRMESGYESSERNSNSPVSLDMPVSEGTSNGTHSLQEGGKKKPLPEANPSWKTVPVTKSKSSSALLQDVKASVKGSSHMSLAGEGRSELDELQEEVARRAKEQELQRRKEKEKEAAMGFNPRPSKFMDLDELQSQGKGEGFERCVLEAETLLDQSLRLEQAGEVATALSVVNEAMLNSLSRSKYF, from the exons ATGTCATGGAAAAGAAACTATTTTGCATCTGGCAGCAGTGGGTTACAGGGCATATTCACCCCGCGAACCATGACATCAATCGCCCCCAGCAAAGGACTCATCAACGAGCCGGGACAGAACAGCTGCTTCCTGAACAGTGCTTTACAG GTTCTCTGGCATCTGGATATCTTCCGGCGAAGTTTCCGGCAGCTCACCACACACAAGTGTATGGAGGACTCGTGCATCTTCTGCGCTCTTAAG agcaTCTTTGCGCAGTTCCAGTTCAGCAGTGAGAAGGTGCTGCCCTCTGATGCTCTTCGCTGCGCTCTGGCCAAAACCTTCCAGGATGAGCAGCGATTCCAGCTCGGCATTATGGATGATGCAGCTGAGTGTTTC GAGAATATCCTTATGAGGATCCACTTTCACATCTCTGATGAGACTAAGGAAGACATCTGCACAGCCAAACACTGCATCCCTCACCAGAAGTTTGCCATGACACTCTTTGAGCAG TGTGTGTGCAGCAACTGTGGAGCCTCCTCAGACCCCTTACCCTTCATTCAGATGGTCCATTACATCTCCACCACCTCTCTATG TAACCAGGCAGTGCGAATGCTGGAATGCCGAGAGAAGCCCACCCCAGACATGTTTGGAGAGCTGCTGAGGAACGCCAGCACCGTGGGAGACCTGCGCAACTGCCCG GGCAACTGTGGAGAGAAACTCCGTATTCGACGTGTCCTGATGAACTCCCCAGAGATCATCACTATTGGCCTGGTGTGGGACTCAGACCACTCTGACTTGGCAGAAGATGTCATTCATAGCTTGGGCACCGTCCTGCGGCTCGGAGAT CTGTTCTACCGAGTGACAGAGGACAAGGCCAAACAGGCGGAGCTCTACCTGGTGGGCGTGGTCTGTTACTATGGCAAACACTACTCTACTTTCTTCTTCCAAACCAAAATCCGCAAGTGGATTTACTTTGATGATGCTCATGTGAAAGAG ATTGGGCCCAAGTGGAAGGATGTGGTGTCCCGGTGTATAAAAGGGCATTACCAGCCACTGCTGCTGCTCTATGCTGACCCCCGGGGGACGCCAGTGTCAGCTCAGGATTTGGCCTCGCGCCTAGACCTACATCACTACACTAAAGCATATTACGACAGTGAGGATTCAG GCCGTGAGCCATCAATTTCCAGCGATACACGGACAGACTCCTCCACAGACAGCTACAGCTATAAGCATTCACACTCCCACCACGAGTCTATGGCTTCCCATTTCTCCTCTGACTCCCAGGGAACCGTCATCTGTAACCCTGACAACGACTCTGCCTCCCACAGCAGCCTGGAAACCACAG GTCCTTTGACTGACAGTGATCCAGTGCAACGCCTCACTCTCAGAAAAGACGGGGTCTTGGACAGAAAGGGAGGTGTTTTGGACCGGAAAAGAAGTGCCAGCAGGCCACGAAAACTCGAGGTCCGGGGTGATTCAAGAAGTCGTTGCTCTAAGACAGATGAGGTGTTATCTGCCGGCTACCACAGTGAAG GCGAGACTTTAAAAGAGCAGCAGGTTCCTCGTTCCCTACCTAAACCCAGCTCCAGTCGACTTAGAGACTTTAAAGAGACTATGAGCAACATTATCCATAACCGGCCTCTTTCTGCATCGTCCTCGGGCTCAGTTTGCCCACCTGACTCCAGCGCTAAGGCCCAAGACTGGGAAGCTGACAGCACCAGCAGCGAGTCCAAGTCCAGCTCCTCTGGAGGGCGATACCGTCCGCCCTGGAAGCCTCGGCGTGAGGCCCTCAACATCGATAGCATCTTTAGCAGGGAACGGCGCAAGCAGGCCGGGTACAGTCCGCTAGGAGTTCTGTTGCCTGAAGACACCGGTCCTCAGGGGGACTTGGCGGCATCCATGGAGCACACCACCTTGCGAGACCTGCCAGGACCCCTGAGACGAGGGTCAGAGCAGCCCCCACGACTTATCCAGAGGATGGAGAGTGGCTACGAGAGCAGTGAGAGGAACAGTAACAGCCCCGTCAGTCTGGACATGCCTGTTAGCGAGGGCACCAGTAATGGCACGCACAG CTTACAAGAAGGAGGAAAGAAAAAGCCTCTACCTGAAGCCAACCCATCATGGAAAACTGTACCTGTCACCAAATCCAAGAGCAGCAGTGCCCTACTGCAGGATGTCAAAGCGTCAGTCAAGGGCAGCAGTCACATGAGTTTAG caGGTGAGGGCCGCAGTGAACTGGATGAGCTACAGGAGGAAGTTGCTCGCCGGGCCAAGGAGCAAGAATTACAGAGGCGAAAGGAAAAGGAGAAAGAGGCGGCCATGGGCTTTAATCCCAGACCCAGCAAGTTCATGGATTTGGACGAGCTCCAGAGCCAAG GGAAAGGGGAAGGCTTTGAAAGGTGTGTGTTGGAGGCAGAGACTCTGTTAGACCAATCTCTGAGGTTGGAACAGGCAGGAGAGGTGGCCACCGCTCTGTCTGTGGTTAACGAAGCAATGT TGAACAGTCTGTCCCGGTCCAAATACTTCTGA
- the usp54a gene encoding inactive ubiquitin carboxyl-terminal hydrolase 54a isoform X2, giving the protein MSWKRNYFASGSSGLQGIFTPRTMTSIAPSKGLINEPGQNSCFLNSALQVLWHLDIFRRSFRQLTTHKCMEDSCIFCALKSIFAQFQFSSEKVLPSDALRCALAKTFQDEQRFQLGIMDDAAECFENILMRIHFHISDETKEDICTAKHCIPHQKFAMTLFEQCVCSNCGASSDPLPFIQMVHYISTTSLCNQAVRMLECREKPTPDMFGELLRNASTVGDLRNCPGNCGEKLRIRRVLMNSPEIITIGLVWDSDHSDLAEDVIHSLGTVLRLGDLFYRVTEDKAKQAELYLVGVVCYYGKHYSTFFFQTKIRKWIYFDDAHVKEIGPKWKDVVSRCIKGHYQPLLLLYADPRGTPVSAQDLASRLDLHHYTKAYYDSEDSGREPSISSDTRTDSSTDSYSYKHSHSHHESMASHFSSDSQGTVICNPDNDSASHSSLETTGPLTDSDPVQRLTLRKDGVLDRKGGVLDRKRSASRPRKLEVRGDSRSRCSKTDEVLSAGYHSEGETLKEQQVPRSLPKPSSSRLRDFKETMSNIIHNRPLSASSSGSVCPPDSSAKAQDWEADSTSSESKSSSSGGRYRPPWKPRREALNIDSIFSRERRKQAGYSPLGVLLPEDTGPQGDLAASMEHTTLRDLPGPLRRGSEQPPRLIQRMESGYESSERNSNSPVSLDMPVSEGTSNGTHSLQEGGKKKPLPEANPSWKTVPVTKSKSSSALLQDVKASVKGSSHMSLGEGRSELDELQEEVARRAKEQELQRRKEKEKEAAMGFNPRPSKFMDLDELQSQGKGEGFERCVLEAETLLDQSLRLEQAGEVATALSVVNEAMSKLRHTLHESSANAQGRMQKCMRRARGLQQRMQQQQELQQKQQEEEKEQKQPLSEQSVPVQILLTNVKEDEKAVSEDALRPPSPLHMKPQSINKPISEAPGPPVSSYHADTLSQQQGSTGDNSSPLAVTENGPHSHTWGPRDPVTITNSLVQTASKCSSATVPVIAVNGCKALLQSSVPLNTPSGPTNFSARHTPSISDHSNSGEGLQNPPRPQSLHGLTHAPHSHASDACQKSLPAHSRNWSCRSLERPDRRPTVMDSSPYSPADLRSPSSPCPPSLSSPALEQHPASPMPVERWAENVNRYYNSQNCARSGRGSPCEELSELDSLYQASLKAPSMPRAPRGPSPQLASRTGPASSRKHTSGFSATLGRSKTPTAEIERSAYRTPAYSTKPLQKPVSAAAYDAPLGEDESYSAENLRRIARSLSGTVIGGRADVPQSRSFDPHVSRMSKHVNVQPPTRRSTTSLHVLPPPSHNPPMFPHEPQPQYLHPSHLHHPAPPSHLHQQTLRPSHGQTGDCQKANKFLAVLDRGEVFSCENYHNVALNYGTLPRALRRSVSSGPPVHQARSGPSVGPGPRNYPDAAYATLSHHHRTTASSRTMDGFYRHPQQQSASTTPIPHYSSHHHRHLEPPAQPLRLDVPPERDWRAGGTHVFPRTEPRGGLSRGPPVYICGLCKQSPAEPNRSYCQTCRAHMNHYRMTS; this is encoded by the exons ATGTCATGGAAAAGAAACTATTTTGCATCTGGCAGCAGTGGGTTACAGGGCATATTCACCCCGCGAACCATGACATCAATCGCCCCCAGCAAAGGACTCATCAACGAGCCGGGACAGAACAGCTGCTTCCTGAACAGTGCTTTACAG GTTCTCTGGCATCTGGATATCTTCCGGCGAAGTTTCCGGCAGCTCACCACACACAAGTGTATGGAGGACTCGTGCATCTTCTGCGCTCTTAAG agcaTCTTTGCGCAGTTCCAGTTCAGCAGTGAGAAGGTGCTGCCCTCTGATGCTCTTCGCTGCGCTCTGGCCAAAACCTTCCAGGATGAGCAGCGATTCCAGCTCGGCATTATGGATGATGCAGCTGAGTGTTTC GAGAATATCCTTATGAGGATCCACTTTCACATCTCTGATGAGACTAAGGAAGACATCTGCACAGCCAAACACTGCATCCCTCACCAGAAGTTTGCCATGACACTCTTTGAGCAG TGTGTGTGCAGCAACTGTGGAGCCTCCTCAGACCCCTTACCCTTCATTCAGATGGTCCATTACATCTCCACCACCTCTCTATG TAACCAGGCAGTGCGAATGCTGGAATGCCGAGAGAAGCCCACCCCAGACATGTTTGGAGAGCTGCTGAGGAACGCCAGCACCGTGGGAGACCTGCGCAACTGCCCG GGCAACTGTGGAGAGAAACTCCGTATTCGACGTGTCCTGATGAACTCCCCAGAGATCATCACTATTGGCCTGGTGTGGGACTCAGACCACTCTGACTTGGCAGAAGATGTCATTCATAGCTTGGGCACCGTCCTGCGGCTCGGAGAT CTGTTCTACCGAGTGACAGAGGACAAGGCCAAACAGGCGGAGCTCTACCTGGTGGGCGTGGTCTGTTACTATGGCAAACACTACTCTACTTTCTTCTTCCAAACCAAAATCCGCAAGTGGATTTACTTTGATGATGCTCATGTGAAAGAG ATTGGGCCCAAGTGGAAGGATGTGGTGTCCCGGTGTATAAAAGGGCATTACCAGCCACTGCTGCTGCTCTATGCTGACCCCCGGGGGACGCCAGTGTCAGCTCAGGATTTGGCCTCGCGCCTAGACCTACATCACTACACTAAAGCATATTACGACAGTGAGGATTCAG GCCGTGAGCCATCAATTTCCAGCGATACACGGACAGACTCCTCCACAGACAGCTACAGCTATAAGCATTCACACTCCCACCACGAGTCTATGGCTTCCCATTTCTCCTCTGACTCCCAGGGAACCGTCATCTGTAACCCTGACAACGACTCTGCCTCCCACAGCAGCCTGGAAACCACAG GTCCTTTGACTGACAGTGATCCAGTGCAACGCCTCACTCTCAGAAAAGACGGGGTCTTGGACAGAAAGGGAGGTGTTTTGGACCGGAAAAGAAGTGCCAGCAGGCCACGAAAACTCGAGGTCCGGGGTGATTCAAGAAGTCGTTGCTCTAAGACAGATGAGGTGTTATCTGCCGGCTACCACAGTGAAG GCGAGACTTTAAAAGAGCAGCAGGTTCCTCGTTCCCTACCTAAACCCAGCTCCAGTCGACTTAGAGACTTTAAAGAGACTATGAGCAACATTATCCATAACCGGCCTCTTTCTGCATCGTCCTCGGGCTCAGTTTGCCCACCTGACTCCAGCGCTAAGGCCCAAGACTGGGAAGCTGACAGCACCAGCAGCGAGTCCAAGTCCAGCTCCTCTGGAGGGCGATACCGTCCGCCCTGGAAGCCTCGGCGTGAGGCCCTCAACATCGATAGCATCTTTAGCAGGGAACGGCGCAAGCAGGCCGGGTACAGTCCGCTAGGAGTTCTGTTGCCTGAAGACACCGGTCCTCAGGGGGACTTGGCGGCATCCATGGAGCACACCACCTTGCGAGACCTGCCAGGACCCCTGAGACGAGGGTCAGAGCAGCCCCCACGACTTATCCAGAGGATGGAGAGTGGCTACGAGAGCAGTGAGAGGAACAGTAACAGCCCCGTCAGTCTGGACATGCCTGTTAGCGAGGGCACCAGTAATGGCACGCACAG CTTACAAGAAGGAGGAAAGAAAAAGCCTCTACCTGAAGCCAACCCATCATGGAAAACTGTACCTGTCACCAAATCCAAGAGCAGCAGTGCCCTACTGCAGGATGTCAAAGCGTCAGTCAAGGGCAGCAGTCACATGAGTTTAG GTGAGGGCCGCAGTGAACTGGATGAGCTACAGGAGGAAGTTGCTCGCCGGGCCAAGGAGCAAGAATTACAGAGGCGAAAGGAAAAGGAGAAAGAGGCGGCCATGGGCTTTAATCCCAGACCCAGCAAGTTCATGGATTTGGACGAGCTCCAGAGCCAAG GGAAAGGGGAAGGCTTTGAAAGGTGTGTGTTGGAGGCAGAGACTCTGTTAGACCAATCTCTGAGGTTGGAACAGGCAGGAGAGGTGGCCACCGCTCTGTCTGTGGTTAACGAAGCAATGT CTAAACTCAGGCATACCTTGCATGAGAGCAGCGCTAACGCTCAGGGCAGGATGCAAAAGTGCATGAGGAGAGCACGAGGTCTGCAGCAGCgcatgcagcagcagcaggaacTGCAGCAGAAGCAACAGGAGGAAGAGAAGGAACAGAAACAGCCCCTCAG TGAACAGTCTGTCCCGGTCCAAATACTTCTGACAAATGTTAAAGAGGATGAGAAGGCAGTTTCAGAAGATGCATTAAGACCACCGTCACCTCTCCACATGAAACCTCAGTCTATAAATAAACCAATTTCTGAAGCCCCCGGACCTCCTGTCTCCTCCTACCATGCAGACACACTTTCTCAGCAGCAGGGCAGCACAGGAGACAACTCCAGTCCTCTTGCTGTTACAGAGAATGGGCCGCACTCACACACGTGGGGCCCCAGAGACCCCGTAACTATCACAAACTCTCTTGTACAAACTGCTAGTAAATGCAGTTCTGCCACTGTGCCTGTTATTGCAGTGAATGGCTGCAAGGCTCTTCTCCAGTCCTCAGTTCCACTCAATACACCCTCTGGTCCAACTAATTTCAGTGCCCGTCACACCCCTTCCATCTCTGATCACTCTAACTCTGGGGAAGGACTGCAAAACCCACCTCGACCTCAGTCTCTTCATGGCCTAACCCACGCGCCCCACAGCCATGCTTCTGATGCCTGTCAAAAATCACTCCCGGCACACTCACGTAATTGGTCCTGTCGCAGTCTGGAACGTCCCGATCGCCGTCCTACCGTGATGGACTCCTCCCCGTACTCTCCAGCAGACCTTCGCTCCCCCTCATCCCCCTGTCCTCCATCCCTTTCATCACCAGCACTAGAGCAGCATCCAGCCAGCCCTATGCCTGTGGAGAGGTGGGCCGAGAATGTCAATCGATACTATAATTCCCAGAATTGTGCGCGGTCGGGACGAGGCTCACCCTGTGAGGAGCTGTCTGAGCTGGACTCACTTTATCAGGCCAGCTTGAAGGCTCCCAGCATGCCCCGAGCCCCACGGGGACCCAGTCCTCAGCTTGCCAGCAGAACAG GCCCCGCTTCTTCTCGTAAGCACACCTCTGGATTCTCTGCCACACTTGGCCGTTCTAAAACCCCCACAGCAGAGATCGAGAGGAGTGCCTACAGGACGCCAGCATACAGCACTAAACCTCTTCAGAAG CCTGTGTCTGCTGCTGCCTATGATGCACCACTGGGTGAGGATGAATCATACAGTGCCGAGAACCTGCGACGAATTGCTCGGAGTCTCAGTGGGACTGTCATTGGAGGACGGGCTGATGTACCCCAATCTCGCAGCTTT GACCCCCATGTCTCCAGGATGTCCAAGCATGTGAATGTGCAGCCCCCCACACGTCGCTCCACCACCTCACTGCATGTTTTACCCCCTCCTTCCCACAATCCTCCTATGTTCCCTCACGAACCACAGCCCCAATACCTTCACCCAAGCCACCTCCACCATCCCGCCCCTCCATCACACCTGCACCAGCAGACACTGAGGCCTTCTCATGGACAAACAG GAGATTGCCAAAAGGCCAACAAGTTTCTGGCTGTGCTTGACCGGGGTGAAGTGTTCTCCTGTGAAAACTACCACAACGTTGCACTGAACTACGGCACACTTCCACGGGCCCTCCGTAGGTCAGTTTCATCTGGGCCCCCAGTGCACCAAGCGAGGTCAGGACCCTCAGTGGGCCCAGGGCCCCGGAACTACCCAGACGCAGCCTATGCCACACTGTCCCACCATCACCGCACTACAGCATCTAGTAGAACAATGGATGGTTTTTACAGACATCCACAACAACAATCTGCTTCAACCACCCCAATCCCGCATTACTCAAGCCATCATCACCGGCACCTAGAGCCGCCAGCCCAACCCCTCCGCCTCGATGTGCCCCCCGAGAGGGACTGGAGGGCTGGAGGCACTCATGTCTTCCCCAGGACAGAACCACGTGGTGGACTGTCCCGTGGCCCTCCTGTTTATATCTGTGGGCTGTGCAAGCAGAGCCCGGCTGAGCCAAATAGAAGCTACTGCCAGACCTGCAGAGCCCATATGAACCACTACAGGATGACCAGCTGA
- the usp54a gene encoding inactive ubiquitin carboxyl-terminal hydrolase 54a isoform X5, whose product MSWKRNYFASGSSGLQGIFTPRTMTSIAPSKGLINEPGQNSCFLNSALQVLWHLDIFRRSFRQLTTHKCMEDSCIFCALKSIFAQFQFSSEKVLPSDALRCALAKTFQDEQRFQLGIMDDAAECFENILMRIHFHISDETKEDICTAKHCIPHQKFAMTLFEQCVCSNCGASSDPLPFIQMVHYISTTSLCNQAVRMLECREKPTPDMFGELLRNASTVGDLRNCPGNCGEKLRIRRVLMNSPEIITIGLVWDSDHSDLAEDVIHSLGTVLRLGDLFYRVTEDKAKQAELYLVGVVCYYGKHYSTFFFQTKIRKWIYFDDAHVKEIGPKWKDVVSRCIKGHYQPLLLLYADPRGTPVSAQDLASRLDLHHYTKAYYDSEDSGREPSISSDTRTDSSTDSYSYKHSHSHHESMASHFSSDSQGTVICNPDNDSASHSSLETTGPLTDSDPVQRLTLRKDGVLDRKGGVLDRKRSASRPRKLEVRGDSRSRCSKTDEVLSAGYHSEGETLKEQQVPRSLPKPSSSRLRDFKETMSNIIHNRPLSASSSGSVCPPDSSAKAQDWEADSTSSESKSSSSGGRYRPPWKPRREALNIDSIFSRERRKQAGYSPLGVLLPEDTGPQGDLAASMEHTTLRDLPGPLRRGSEQPPRLIQRMESGYESSERNSNSPVSLDMPVSEGTSNGTHSLQEGGKKKPLPEANPSWKTVPVTKSKSSSALLQDVKASVKGSSHMSLAGEGRSELDELQEEVARRAKEQELQRRKEKEKEAAMGFNPRPSKFMDLDELQSQGKGEGFERCVLEAETLLDQSLRLEQAGEVATALSVVNEAMSKLRHTLHESSANAQGRMQKCMRRARGLQQRMQQQQELQQKQQEEEKEQKQPLSEQSVPVQILLTNVKEDEKAVSEDALRPPSPLHMKPQSINKPISEAPGPPVSSYHADTLSQQQGSTGDNSSPLAVTENGPHSHTWGPRDPVTITNSLVQTASKCSSATVPVIAVNGCKALLQSSVPLNTPSGPTNFSARHTPSISDHSNSGEGLQNPPRPQSLHGLTHAPHSHASDACQKSLPAHSRNWSCRSLERPDRRPTVMDSSPYSPADLRSPSSPCPPSLSSPALEQHPASPMPVERWAENVNRYYNSQNCARSGRGSPCEELSELDSLYQASLKAPSMPRAPRGPSPQLASRTGPASSRKHTSGFSATLGRSKTPTAEIERSAYRTPAYSTKPLQKPVSAAAYDAPLGEDESYSAENLRRIARSLSGTVIGGRADVPQSRSFEIAKRPTSFWLCLTGVKCSPVKTTTTLH is encoded by the exons ATGTCATGGAAAAGAAACTATTTTGCATCTGGCAGCAGTGGGTTACAGGGCATATTCACCCCGCGAACCATGACATCAATCGCCCCCAGCAAAGGACTCATCAACGAGCCGGGACAGAACAGCTGCTTCCTGAACAGTGCTTTACAG GTTCTCTGGCATCTGGATATCTTCCGGCGAAGTTTCCGGCAGCTCACCACACACAAGTGTATGGAGGACTCGTGCATCTTCTGCGCTCTTAAG agcaTCTTTGCGCAGTTCCAGTTCAGCAGTGAGAAGGTGCTGCCCTCTGATGCTCTTCGCTGCGCTCTGGCCAAAACCTTCCAGGATGAGCAGCGATTCCAGCTCGGCATTATGGATGATGCAGCTGAGTGTTTC GAGAATATCCTTATGAGGATCCACTTTCACATCTCTGATGAGACTAAGGAAGACATCTGCACAGCCAAACACTGCATCCCTCACCAGAAGTTTGCCATGACACTCTTTGAGCAG TGTGTGTGCAGCAACTGTGGAGCCTCCTCAGACCCCTTACCCTTCATTCAGATGGTCCATTACATCTCCACCACCTCTCTATG TAACCAGGCAGTGCGAATGCTGGAATGCCGAGAGAAGCCCACCCCAGACATGTTTGGAGAGCTGCTGAGGAACGCCAGCACCGTGGGAGACCTGCGCAACTGCCCG GGCAACTGTGGAGAGAAACTCCGTATTCGACGTGTCCTGATGAACTCCCCAGAGATCATCACTATTGGCCTGGTGTGGGACTCAGACCACTCTGACTTGGCAGAAGATGTCATTCATAGCTTGGGCACCGTCCTGCGGCTCGGAGAT CTGTTCTACCGAGTGACAGAGGACAAGGCCAAACAGGCGGAGCTCTACCTGGTGGGCGTGGTCTGTTACTATGGCAAACACTACTCTACTTTCTTCTTCCAAACCAAAATCCGCAAGTGGATTTACTTTGATGATGCTCATGTGAAAGAG ATTGGGCCCAAGTGGAAGGATGTGGTGTCCCGGTGTATAAAAGGGCATTACCAGCCACTGCTGCTGCTCTATGCTGACCCCCGGGGGACGCCAGTGTCAGCTCAGGATTTGGCCTCGCGCCTAGACCTACATCACTACACTAAAGCATATTACGACAGTGAGGATTCAG GCCGTGAGCCATCAATTTCCAGCGATACACGGACAGACTCCTCCACAGACAGCTACAGCTATAAGCATTCACACTCCCACCACGAGTCTATGGCTTCCCATTTCTCCTCTGACTCCCAGGGAACCGTCATCTGTAACCCTGACAACGACTCTGCCTCCCACAGCAGCCTGGAAACCACAG GTCCTTTGACTGACAGTGATCCAGTGCAACGCCTCACTCTCAGAAAAGACGGGGTCTTGGACAGAAAGGGAGGTGTTTTGGACCGGAAAAGAAGTGCCAGCAGGCCACGAAAACTCGAGGTCCGGGGTGATTCAAGAAGTCGTTGCTCTAAGACAGATGAGGTGTTATCTGCCGGCTACCACAGTGAAG GCGAGACTTTAAAAGAGCAGCAGGTTCCTCGTTCCCTACCTAAACCCAGCTCCAGTCGACTTAGAGACTTTAAAGAGACTATGAGCAACATTATCCATAACCGGCCTCTTTCTGCATCGTCCTCGGGCTCAGTTTGCCCACCTGACTCCAGCGCTAAGGCCCAAGACTGGGAAGCTGACAGCACCAGCAGCGAGTCCAAGTCCAGCTCCTCTGGAGGGCGATACCGTCCGCCCTGGAAGCCTCGGCGTGAGGCCCTCAACATCGATAGCATCTTTAGCAGGGAACGGCGCAAGCAGGCCGGGTACAGTCCGCTAGGAGTTCTGTTGCCTGAAGACACCGGTCCTCAGGGGGACTTGGCGGCATCCATGGAGCACACCACCTTGCGAGACCTGCCAGGACCCCTGAGACGAGGGTCAGAGCAGCCCCCACGACTTATCCAGAGGATGGAGAGTGGCTACGAGAGCAGTGAGAGGAACAGTAACAGCCCCGTCAGTCTGGACATGCCTGTTAGCGAGGGCACCAGTAATGGCACGCACAG CTTACAAGAAGGAGGAAAGAAAAAGCCTCTACCTGAAGCCAACCCATCATGGAAAACTGTACCTGTCACCAAATCCAAGAGCAGCAGTGCCCTACTGCAGGATGTCAAAGCGTCAGTCAAGGGCAGCAGTCACATGAGTTTAG caGGTGAGGGCCGCAGTGAACTGGATGAGCTACAGGAGGAAGTTGCTCGCCGGGCCAAGGAGCAAGAATTACAGAGGCGAAAGGAAAAGGAGAAAGAGGCGGCCATGGGCTTTAATCCCAGACCCAGCAAGTTCATGGATTTGGACGAGCTCCAGAGCCAAG GGAAAGGGGAAGGCTTTGAAAGGTGTGTGTTGGAGGCAGAGACTCTGTTAGACCAATCTCTGAGGTTGGAACAGGCAGGAGAGGTGGCCACCGCTCTGTCTGTGGTTAACGAAGCAATGT CTAAACTCAGGCATACCTTGCATGAGAGCAGCGCTAACGCTCAGGGCAGGATGCAAAAGTGCATGAGGAGAGCACGAGGTCTGCAGCAGCgcatgcagcagcagcaggaacTGCAGCAGAAGCAACAGGAGGAAGAGAAGGAACAGAAACAGCCCCTCAG TGAACAGTCTGTCCCGGTCCAAATACTTCTGACAAATGTTAAAGAGGATGAGAAGGCAGTTTCAGAAGATGCATTAAGACCACCGTCACCTCTCCACATGAAACCTCAGTCTATAAATAAACCAATTTCTGAAGCCCCCGGACCTCCTGTCTCCTCCTACCATGCAGACACACTTTCTCAGCAGCAGGGCAGCACAGGAGACAACTCCAGTCCTCTTGCTGTTACAGAGAATGGGCCGCACTCACACACGTGGGGCCCCAGAGACCCCGTAACTATCACAAACTCTCTTGTACAAACTGCTAGTAAATGCAGTTCTGCCACTGTGCCTGTTATTGCAGTGAATGGCTGCAAGGCTCTTCTCCAGTCCTCAGTTCCACTCAATACACCCTCTGGTCCAACTAATTTCAGTGCCCGTCACACCCCTTCCATCTCTGATCACTCTAACTCTGGGGAAGGACTGCAAAACCCACCTCGACCTCAGTCTCTTCATGGCCTAACCCACGCGCCCCACAGCCATGCTTCTGATGCCTGTCAAAAATCACTCCCGGCACACTCACGTAATTGGTCCTGTCGCAGTCTGGAACGTCCCGATCGCCGTCCTACCGTGATGGACTCCTCCCCGTACTCTCCAGCAGACCTTCGCTCCCCCTCATCCCCCTGTCCTCCATCCCTTTCATCACCAGCACTAGAGCAGCATCCAGCCAGCCCTATGCCTGTGGAGAGGTGGGCCGAGAATGTCAATCGATACTATAATTCCCAGAATTGTGCGCGGTCGGGACGAGGCTCACCCTGTGAGGAGCTGTCTGAGCTGGACTCACTTTATCAGGCCAGCTTGAAGGCTCCCAGCATGCCCCGAGCCCCACGGGGACCCAGTCCTCAGCTTGCCAGCAGAACAG GCCCCGCTTCTTCTCGTAAGCACACCTCTGGATTCTCTGCCACACTTGGCCGTTCTAAAACCCCCACAGCAGAGATCGAGAGGAGTGCCTACAGGACGCCAGCATACAGCACTAAACCTCTTCAGAAG CCTGTGTCTGCTGCTGCCTATGATGCACCACTGGGTGAGGATGAATCATACAGTGCCGAGAACCTGCGACGAATTGCTCGGAGTCTCAGTGGGACTGTCATTGGAGGACGGGCTGATGTACCCCAATCTCGCAGCTTT GAGATTGCCAAAAGGCCAACAAGTTTCTGGCTGTGCTTGACCGGGGTGAAGTGTTCTCCTGTGAAAACTACCACAACGTTGCACTGA